A window of Rhodococcus sp. SGAir0479 contains these coding sequences:
- a CDS encoding radical SAM protein has protein sequence MTATCAACDDSPAKSSLDECRGAFSRIGLSKIHWECWSECNLHCKFCYRSVDTPLTFDNALQLIEISRYAGIDRFVFAGGDPSLRSDLPALIDFATSIGLSVELQSNFQKFSKDLQERILDGKVALTGISLDGGTANKHDNFRSTRGNFKAVINALDFHEQAGRPAIVRTIVSRQNSNCISDIGKLLTPYRCITRWSLLEFTPIGDGFTNRNIYSISATEYEEIVASAIESYEGLAEVDVFRASAKLGTYGMVTPAGLLYGVISPPSDGKYPIVGSMLERHLNDLASSLPFDRQQHLSRYSTQLLGGGV, from the coding sequence ATGACCGCAACCTGCGCCGCCTGCGATGACAGCCCGGCCAAATCAAGTCTTGACGAATGTCGAGGCGCATTCAGTCGGATAGGACTTTCCAAAATTCACTGGGAATGCTGGTCAGAATGCAATCTACACTGTAAATTCTGCTACCGCAGTGTCGATACTCCACTTACGTTCGACAATGCACTCCAGCTAATTGAAATTTCCAGGTACGCAGGTATCGATCGTTTTGTCTTCGCAGGAGGAGACCCTAGTCTTCGATCCGACCTTCCTGCGCTGATCGATTTCGCTACATCCATCGGCCTATCTGTTGAATTGCAATCAAACTTCCAGAAATTCAGCAAAGACTTGCAAGAACGCATCCTCGACGGGAAAGTGGCCCTAACCGGAATCTCGCTCGATGGCGGCACCGCCAACAAGCACGACAACTTCCGATCAACCCGAGGAAACTTCAAAGCGGTTATCAATGCATTGGATTTTCACGAACAAGCAGGCAGGCCGGCAATAGTCAGAACAATCGTAAGTCGCCAGAACTCAAATTGCATATCCGATATTGGGAAGCTACTGACGCCCTACAGGTGCATCACAAGGTGGTCTTTACTCGAATTTACTCCGATTGGCGATGGATTTACCAATCGGAATATCTACTCGATTTCCGCGACTGAATATGAGGAAATCGTCGCGTCCGCAATCGAATCGTACGAGGGCCTGGCCGAGGTCGACGTATTCCGTGCATCGGCGAAGCTCGGTACCTACGGCATGGTTACTCCCGCAGGGCTTTTGTACGGCGTAATATCACCGCCCAGCGATGGAAAATACCCTATTGTCGGATCGATGTTGGAGAGGCATCTCAACGACTTGGCCTCATCGCTGCCGTTCGATAGGCAGCAGCATCTCAGTCGCTACAGCACTCAGCTATTAGGAGGCGGAGTCTGA